A genomic stretch from Haemophilus parainfluenzae ATCC 33392 includes:
- a CDS encoding cell division protein ZapA has translation MSLKLVEVVVLGQVLRLNVPAEQEEILRQAARNLDLQVSEMKERTGLLQLDRVLSIVALNLSFELTQEKNKNAQIENVLCTRIQQLDHSLENALGGRTIVD, from the coding sequence ATGTCATTAAAACTGGTTGAAGTTGTTGTATTAGGGCAAGTGTTGCGCTTGAATGTCCCTGCTGAACAAGAAGAGATTTTGCGTCAAGCGGCGCGTAATTTAGATCTTCAAGTGTCTGAAATGAAAGAGCGTACAGGTTTATTACAATTAGACCGTGTGCTTTCTATTGTTGCCTTGAATTTAAGTTTTGAATTAACCCAAGAAAAAAATAAAAATGCCCAGATTGAAAACGTGTTATGTACGCGAATTCAACAGTTAGATCATTCTTTAGAGAATGCATTAGGTGGGCGAACCATCGTAGATTAA
- a CDS encoding epoxyqueuosine reductase QueH: MIEQQSQSAVVFQHKSRKQKVRKDPNAPFIREKLELPEGHNKLLLHSCCAPCSGEVMEAILASGIEFTIYFYNPNIHPLKEYLIRKEENIRFAKKFGIPFIDADYDRQQWFDRAKGMEWEPERGIRCTMCFDMRFEKAAEYAHEHGFPVFTSCLGISRWKDMDQINGCGHRAAEKYDDVIYWDYNWRKAGGSQRMIEISKRERFYQQEYCGCVYSLRDSNKWREETGRQKIEIGKLYYTPD; this comes from the coding sequence ATGATAGAACAACAATCTCAAAGTGCGGTCGTTTTTCAACATAAATCGCGCAAACAAAAAGTGCGCAAGGATCCCAATGCGCCTTTTATTCGTGAAAAACTTGAATTACCTGAAGGACATAATAAGTTGCTTCTCCACTCTTGCTGTGCACCTTGCTCAGGTGAAGTGATGGAAGCCATTTTGGCCTCAGGTATTGAGTTTACGATTTATTTTTACAATCCGAATATTCATCCATTGAAGGAATATTTAATTCGTAAAGAAGAAAACATCCGTTTTGCCAAAAAATTTGGGATTCCGTTTATTGATGCAGACTACGATCGCCAACAATGGTTTGATCGCGCAAAAGGCATGGAATGGGAACCTGAACGTGGCATTCGCTGTACCATGTGTTTTGATATGCGTTTTGAAAAAGCCGCTGAATATGCTCATGAGCATGGTTTCCCTGTATTCACCAGCTGTCTTGGTATTTCCCGCTGGAAAGACATGGATCAAATTAATGGTTGTGGTCACCGTGCGGCTGAAAAATATGATGATGTGATTTATTGGGATTACAACTGGCGTAAAGCAGGTGGATCGCAACGCATGATCGAAATCAGTAAGCGTGAACGTTTTTATCAACAGGAATATTGTGGCTGTGTTTATTCTTTACGAGACAGCAATAAATGGCGTGAAGAAACAGGGCGACAAAAAATTGAAATTGGTAAACTCTATTACACGCCAGATTAA
- the polA gene encoding DNA polymerase I, producing the protein MPTIAPNPLVLVDGSSYLYRAFHAFPPLTNSAGEPTGAMYGVLNMLKSLISQVQPSHIAVVFDAKGKTFRDEMFEQYKSHRPPMPDDLRKQIQPLHDIIRALGIPLLVIEGVEADDVIGTLAVEASKANQKVLISTGDKDMAQLVDDNIMLINTMNNTLLDREAVIEKYGIPPELIIDYLALMGDSADNIPGVAGVGEKTALGLLQGIGSMAEIYANLDKVAELPIRGAKKLGDKLLAEKEMADLSYRLATIKTDVALDITPEQLTLGASNNDQLTEYFGRYEFKRWLNEVMNGADSITNNNEQPTKINHYQATPALAQNNDDEALPAIQIDRSRYETLLTEADLNRWVEKLKQAKLFALDTETNNLDYMAANLVGISFALENGEAAYLPLQLDYLGAPKTLEKTTALALLKPVLENPAIQKVGQNFKYDLTIFARNGIDVQGVAFDTMLESYVLNSTGRHNMDDLAKRYLGHQTITFEEIAGKGKNQLTFNQIPLEKAAEYAAEDADVTMKLQQVLWEKLSKEPTLEKLFKEMELPLLGVLSRMERRGVLIDSDALFLQSNEIANRLSELEEQAYVLAGQPFNLASTKQLQEILFDKLGLPVIQKTPKGAPSTNEEVLEELAFSHELPKVLVEHRGLSKLKSTYTDKLPQMVNPQTGRVHTSYHQAVTATGRLSSSDPNLQNIPIRNEEGRRIRQAFIAREGFTVVAADYSQIELRIMAHLSQDQGLINAFTQGKDIHRSTAAEIFGVALDEVTSEQRRNAKAINFGLIYGMSAFGLSRQLGIGRADAQSYMDLYFKRYPGVQTFMHDIREKAKAQGYVETLFGRRLYLPDINSSNGMRRKAAERVAINAPMQGTAADIIKRAMIQLDQKLQNDPDIAMIMQVHDELVFEVRSEKVEFYSKLIKTHMESAADLVVPLIVDVGQGTNWDEAH; encoded by the coding sequence ATGCCAACTATCGCTCCTAATCCATTAGTCCTAGTGGACGGTTCATCTTATTTATATCGTGCTTTTCATGCTTTTCCGCCGCTCACCAATTCTGCTGGCGAACCGACTGGTGCCATGTACGGTGTATTAAATATGCTCAAAAGCCTGATTTCGCAAGTACAACCGAGCCATATTGCGGTGGTCTTTGATGCAAAGGGCAAAACTTTCCGTGATGAAATGTTTGAACAATATAAATCCCATCGTCCACCGATGCCAGACGACCTACGCAAACAAATTCAGCCGTTACACGATATTATCCGTGCCCTTGGCATTCCTCTGTTAGTCATCGAAGGCGTGGAGGCTGACGATGTCATCGGTACCTTGGCGGTAGAGGCTTCTAAAGCCAATCAAAAAGTGTTGATCAGTACCGGAGATAAGGATATGGCACAACTGGTGGATGACAACATTATGTTGATCAACACCATGAATAATACCTTATTGGATCGCGAGGCCGTGATTGAAAAATACGGTATTCCGCCAGAGCTCATCATCGATTACTTAGCGCTAATGGGTGATAGTGCCGATAATATTCCAGGCGTAGCGGGTGTCGGTGAAAAAACGGCACTTGGTCTCTTGCAGGGTATCGGCAGTATGGCAGAAATTTATGCCAACTTAGACAAAGTGGCCGAATTGCCAATTCGTGGAGCAAAAAAATTAGGGGACAAATTATTGGCGGAAAAAGAAATGGCCGATTTATCCTATCGCCTTGCCACTATTAAAACCGATGTCGCTCTCGATATCACTCCGGAACAACTTACCCTTGGTGCAAGCAATAACGATCAACTCACTGAATATTTCGGCCGCTATGAATTCAAACGTTGGCTCAATGAAGTGATGAATGGCGCTGATTCCATCACCAATAACAATGAACAACCGACTAAAATTAATCATTATCAAGCCACACCAGCGCTTGCTCAAAATAATGACGATGAAGCATTACCAGCAATTCAAATTGATCGTAGCCGTTATGAAACCTTGCTCACCGAAGCGGATTTAAATCGTTGGGTGGAAAAACTCAAGCAAGCCAAACTTTTTGCTCTAGATACTGAAACCAATAATTTAGATTATATGGCTGCCAACCTAGTAGGGATTTCCTTTGCGTTAGAAAACGGTGAAGCAGCTTACTTACCGCTACAATTAGATTATTTAGGTGCGCCGAAAACCCTTGAAAAAACAACCGCACTTGCTCTGTTAAAACCGGTTTTAGAAAATCCTGCTATTCAAAAAGTCGGGCAAAACTTCAAATACGACCTCACCATCTTTGCCCGTAATGGCATTGATGTGCAAGGTGTGGCTTTCGATACTATGCTCGAATCCTACGTGCTTAATAGCACGGGGCGTCATAATATGGACGATCTGGCGAAACGTTATTTAGGGCATCAAACAATCACTTTTGAAGAGATTGCAGGCAAAGGTAAAAATCAGCTGACTTTTAACCAAATTCCGTTGGAAAAAGCCGCCGAGTACGCGGCGGAAGATGCTGATGTGACAATGAAGCTGCAACAAGTGCTATGGGAAAAACTCTCTAAAGAACCCACTCTGGAAAAACTCTTTAAAGAAATGGAATTGCCGTTGTTAGGTGTACTTTCCCGTATGGAACGTCGTGGTGTTTTAATTGATAGCGATGCGCTATTCCTGCAATCCAACGAAATCGCTAACCGTTTAAGTGAATTAGAAGAACAGGCCTATGTCTTGGCGGGGCAGCCATTTAATTTGGCCTCAACCAAACAATTACAGGAAATTTTATTTGATAAATTAGGTTTGCCGGTCATTCAAAAAACACCAAAAGGGGCGCCATCTACTAACGAGGAAGTATTGGAGGAACTGGCATTTAGTCACGAATTACCGAAAGTGTTGGTAGAACATCGAGGTCTCAGCAAACTAAAATCCACCTACACTGATAAATTGCCGCAAATGGTAAATCCACAAACGGGTCGAGTTCATACTTCCTACCATCAAGCGGTAACAGCAACCGGTCGTCTTTCATCAAGTGATCCGAATCTGCAAAACATTCCAATTCGTAATGAAGAAGGCCGTCGTATTCGTCAGGCATTTATTGCGCGCGAAGGCTTTACTGTTGTGGCAGCCGACTATTCGCAAATCGAGCTACGCATTATGGCGCACCTATCACAGGATCAGGGCTTAATTAATGCCTTTACCCAAGGCAAAGATATTCACCGCTCTACTGCGGCAGAAATCTTTGGGGTGGCACTGGATGAAGTAACCTCCGAGCAACGCCGCAATGCTAAGGCAATTAACTTCGGTTTAATTTATGGTATGTCTGCCTTTGGCTTATCGCGCCAACTCGGTATTGGCCGCGCCGATGCCCAGAGCTATATGGATTTATATTTCAAACGCTATCCGGGCGTACAAACTTTTATGCACGATATTCGCGAAAAAGCCAAAGCCCAAGGCTATGTGGAAACCCTATTCGGCCGTCGTTTATATCTGCCGGATATCAACTCCTCTAACGGTATGCGCCGTAAAGCTGCCGAGCGTGTAGCAATCAATGCGCCAATGCAAGGCACCGCCGCAGATATTATTAAACGAGCCATGATTCAATTGGATCAAAAACTACAAAACGATCCCGATATTGCGATGATTATGCAGGTGCACGATGAATTGGTGTTTGAAGTGCGGTCAGAAAAAGTCGAGTTTTATAGCAAACTCATCAAAACACACATGGAAAGCGCAGCTGATTTAGTGGTGCCATTGATTGTAGATGTGGGGCAAGGCACTAACTGGGATGAGGCGCACTAA
- a CDS encoding cupin domain-containing protein, producing the protein MNKVIQSQHFTAERAWGALDITNMNGISVRLHWTDKPYKWHINDGEEVFAVMDGTVEMRYKEDGQEKTVLLHTGDIFYAGIGTEHVAHPQGEARILVIEKEDSI; encoded by the coding sequence ATGAATAAAGTTATTCAAAGTCAGCACTTTACGGCAGAACGTGCTTGGGGAGCACTGGATATTACCAATATGAATGGCATTTCCGTGCGTCTTCACTGGACAGATAAACCTTACAAATGGCATATCAATGACGGTGAAGAAGTCTTTGCTGTCATGGATGGTACTGTGGAAATGCGCTACAAAGAAGACGGCCAAGAGAAAACCGTATTGCTCCATACAGGTGATATTTTTTATGCGGGTATCGGTACCGAACATGTTGCTCATCCACAAGGTGAAGCGCGCATATTAGTCATAGAGAAAGAAGACAGCATTTAA